From the genome of Pontibacillus halophilus JSM 076056 = DSM 19796:
GTATGAATGAAACCCTCGAAAATTTTATCAAAATATACACATATGATAATTATTATACAAAAACACCAGTTACATCATGTAGTACATAATACAAGGAACAAAGGGTTAAAATACAAATTTGGTTGATATTACATAAGAATCATGTATTAATAATGAAGGTACATAAAAATTGAAAGGGAAGAAGTTATGAAAAAACGCATGTATAGTCTTATACTAATTGGAACGATTGTGATGTCTCTCTATCCAGAACTAAGTTATGCGCATTCAGGAAGAACGGATAGTAGCGGAGGTCACAATTGTTCACAAAAATCGATAAATAAAGGGTTGTGTACAGGGTACCATTCACACAATAGTGGAACGTCCTCTAGTACTTCAAGTTCGTCTTCTTCTCCGTCTACGTCACAACAACATGATAAAGACTGTTCTGATTTTAGTAGCTATGATGAGGTTGTTGCGTATTGGAATGCGAAAGGATATACGAAAGAATATGACCCTGAACGGTTAGATGGATTCGGGAATGTCGTGGATGATGGGATACCATGTGAAGCACCTGGTTCGTATGACTTAACAAAGATAAACCATAGTCAAGCTCAACAAGACGAAAATGACCGTACGACTGGTGAACAAGATGGATATCACGCTGGGCAAGAAGCTGGATATGCTGGAACTTCTTCTAAAGATGTGGAATTCAGTACAGATGGCAGTGATGCCTATAAATCTGGATATACGACTGGATATGAGAATGGGTATGCAGAAGGGCAAGAAAAGCTTGACCAAGAGAAACAATCTGCGAATCAAGAAGGCTACAATGATGGTCTTAATGGAGAGGAACTGGACGTATCAAATCAGTATTCCAATCACGAAGAGTTATTTCGAGCTTATGAAAGCGGATATGGACAAGCGGTCGAAGAGTTAGCGGTTAAGCGCGAACAAGAAGCATATGAGACAGGATTGAAAGATGGACGTAACGACCAAGAAGAGAAGTCTCAAGTTTATCAAGAGGAACGATATGAAGAGGCTTACCGTAAAGGGTTAAAAGAGGGAAGAGCCGAACTAAAGAATACGTATTCTTCTCTTGGATATGAAGCGGCATTTAATGAATTGAAAGCAAATCCTAGCTATGAGAAAGAACACTACAATGATTGGTTCAAAGAAGGTTTCGGTGAGAATTTAGATCGAGAAAGAGAAGCTGACGCAGCCTATGAACAAGGATTAATTGGAGAGGAATACAATAGAGCTGACGATGTCCAAATTTCTAAGGAAATGTACTCTCATTATTACGACAAGGGAAGAGCTATATACGAAGAAAAGCAGCGAGAGAATACAAGAAACACCTCACTATTCATTGGTACTGCTATGACCGGTTGGCTAGGGAGAAGATTCTATGTTGCGAAGAAAATGGTACGATAGGAGAAGGTTCGATGGGTATCTATCAAAAAACGTGTTATCTTGTAGAAGATTTATTTGTGAAACTATTAACAAGAAAAGAAAATGAGAAACTTGTACGTGAGAAAGTAACCTCATACCGAATTGAGAAA
Proteins encoded in this window:
- a CDS encoding YHYH domain-containing protein yields the protein MKKRMYSLILIGTIVMSLYPELSYAHSGRTDSSGGHNCSQKSINKGLCTGYHSHNSGTSSSTSSSSSSPSTSQQHDKDCSDFSSYDEVVAYWNAKGYTKEYDPERLDGFGNVVDDGIPCEAPGSYDLTKINHSQAQQDENDRTTGEQDGYHAGQEAGYAGTSSKDVEFSTDGSDAYKSGYTTGYENGYAEGQEKLDQEKQSANQEGYNDGLNGEELDVSNQYSNHEELFRAYESGYGQAVEELAVKREQEAYETGLKDGRNDQEEKSQVYQEERYEEAYRKGLKEGRAELKNTYSSLGYEAAFNELKANPSYEKEHYNDWFKEGFGENLDREREADAAYEQGLIGEEYNRADDVQISKEMYSHYYDKGRAIYEEKQRENTRNTSLFIGTAMTGWLGRRFYVAKKMVR